DNA from Gracilinanus agilis isolate LMUSP501 chromosome 3, AgileGrace, whole genome shotgun sequence:
GATTGCTATATTTACTATGCCACATTATCTCTATAATTATTATAGAATTATtaaatcttagagttggaagggattttccACCTAATGCATCCCCACCCCAATTTTACTtagaaaagatatgaatagaaaattgcttttaaaaatgctttagtACACCTGAATATTCTTTGCATAAATTAACTTTTTGTACAGGAAGAACTCTATACTTTATATCAATCATATATCTATTTGTTAATGTCTTTATTAACCTTTTATCTCTTGGTATCTATTTAAGATTTATTGAAATCGcattcttgttgtttttttaagtattccattacatGATAACAGTTAATTTGTCAattttttctattcaattattttCCTTCCCCTTGTCATTAAAATACACTAAAATAATTCATACGTTTTTGCAGAATTCATAGAATTGCCTTCTAGTAGTACTAGTGAGAAAGCCAGTGGAGAATAAAAATCTAAAACAAGTAGGTGTAGTAAGAATGGAAGTATTAGCTTATTATCAAAGTAGGTGAATAAATAAAAGCTgaaactgtaaaaataatttttctatttagGAAGACTCAAAATTTAGAAGGTTCTTTACCAATTCTGTTTTATGCCTGATTAAAGCATTTCAAATTTTCCATCCTTTAAGTCAGTTATTATCCCCCTTTTTACCAAAAGAGTTGGAAATTTTGTAGCTAAACTTCTTTGGACTGAAAGAgaattgaaagaaagagaaatgaggaaaatgagtagTTGTAAATGAAGTTAGTGGGTAGAGAAAGATTATAATAGTAGAGGATATATGAAATTCAATGATGGAGAAAAGGCTAGTTAAAATTGCTCTTCAATCAATGAGGTTGAAGATGACTACAGGTAAGAAAGAGGTCCAACTAGAGCAAGGACAAAGAAAGAACACCTTTTAAAAGATCAGTGTGAAGGAGCTTTAAAGCACACTTGAAactatcctttctttctctgatccCCCTTTCAGAAAACATTAGTTTGGGGAGTGGTTCAGCTAGTAGGAGGTGCCTGGACTGTGCACATACTTTTCTCTGGCAAGCAGGGACTGTGCAGTCCAAAGTTTCCTCCAGCTTTTCTCAGCTAACTTCGGGTAGGAGGTGAGAAGAAAACCCAAGCCTTGCAGCCTGAGAACTTCCTACTCTTCTGCAAGTAATTCTTTAGGAAAGTCAAGATGAGACAAGGGCAACTTGGATGGAGAACATCATGATAACTACAAGATATGTCCTTTGTTATTACTGCACTTTTTATCAAACGATACCAAGAGATAACTTGGAATATCTATGCCTgcctctgaaaaattaaaaagcaaaaatccaGGAGACACAATAGTGACAGAAGTGGGCTGTAATGAATGAATTTCGAGAATTTGCCtttaagcaaacaaacaaacaaacaacacaaattaattaatatttgtttacTGCTTCAAATAAAAGTGAATGGAGGGGGGGGAGAATGTCAGGAAAGCAAAGCACACTTCCTTTCATCCTTCTCTGCACCTAccccttgttaaaaaaaaaaaaaggcagcattAACTTTTGAAAACGTAAAGCCAAGTAAAGTACAAAAGTAAACAAAACTTCGCCAAATTCATGACTTAACTGCAACTTAGCCTGGGTACAAAATTCTGCAGACGCTCCCTAACTTTTTCAAGTAAAAGTCGTTAGCCACCCAACTCGCCTTCCCCACACACTCCATCACCGGAGCTTTCATGTCTCTGGCTTAGGTGTTAAGGAAGAAGGGAGCCAAGGTACTTTtctgagaagaggaaagagagtcaAAGCTCTCTTTTTGACAAATGTCCGGCTCCCTTACCCGGATTGAAGAGCACAGTTCCCTTGAGGTAGGCGTACTCCTTAGTGCTGATATCCAGGCTCCAGCACTTGGTCAGAAAGCCCTTAATGGCCTGGACTTGGGCGGCAGAGGGTGGCTGCAAGGAGTCAGACAGGGTTAGGGGTTCGGGAAGGGAGGGAGGCGACGAGGTCGGCTGCGGATCTCGGTCCTCAGGGTCCCGCCGCCTGGTGGTCAGTATTCTCTGAAGCATGCTGGGTTCTGAGGTCTCCACGGTCTCGAAATGTACCCGGTCCTGGGCCAGACCGAGCACTAGCAGCGGCGCCCAGCAGCTGCGGACCAATACCAGCTGTTCATCGAGGGGCAGCTCCTGGAAGCAGGGAACATTCTTCACAAAGCGCAGGGTCTTCACCAGCACGGCAGAGGCCGCCTTGCAGGCCACCTGCGGACTCTTCAGGGCCACTCTGCGCTGCGAGCCACAGGAGCAGCCCTGTCCCTGCCTCTGCTCCTGCCCCAGcggctgctgttgctgctgttgttgctgctgctcctgctcctgggtctccctcttcttctcctcgcTTTTTAAGATGCTGTAGAGGATGCTGCTCTGACGCCTGTTGTCCGCGCAGCAACGGCATCTGTCCAAACAAGCCATGCTGTGGTTTGGAGAATAGCGGGGCAGCGCGCGTGGGGTCCTTCTGCCTGCCCAACTCTGCCTGCGCAGCCGGACAGCAACCACACTGCTCGCCAGCTGCCCTTGCCTTTACTTATTTATAGGGCGAGTGCACGCAGGCGCTGGTGTGTATTTGGGAAAGGGGGCGGGCGGGCGAGTGGGGAGGGTAGAGGAGCTGAGGGAAAGCGGCCCGCTTAGTCCTAAGCTTGGATCCCCTCGGTCTCAGGCAGTTCAAAGAGGGGCAGACGCTCTTTTCtggcagaaaaagagagagaaataaaagcatGGGCacgagaacacacacacacacacacacacacacacacacacacacacacacacacacacacacacatccccacCACCTCCCTCCCCTGCACTTCCCTACAGCCAGAGGGAGAGGGAAGCTAGAGGGAGCTTGCAAGCTGTTGCAAACCCTGGCTTTCTGCCCTGGCATTGAGTTTGACCCTCCTGGAGGTTAGGGggctgaagggaggaagggagagaagaggcaggTTGCtactgctattaaaaaaaaaagtaaacaagattcaattttaagttattatttttttttagagtaATCGTCAATGATCACCATCCCATGCTACCAATATTAAGATCGCCTGCCCTCCTTCCACTCtgatttttccccttcctcatctctgcctacttttAGAATTATCTTATCTGTTAGGCTGAATTCCTGGATTTAGCAGGAATTCCAGGAGATAAATAAGCACCTTGTCTCAATGAGTGATTTGATGACCTTCAGCAAATTTGCTGACGGAGTAGAAATAAGACTTGTGAAAAGTttaattaagatttaaaaaaaaatacaccccAAAACAAATGATAAAAGCCACACCTGAATATGTCCCCACCTCCAGTGACTACCTAGGGTCTTAGTTTTCATCTATTTCAATTACATTCTTCTGCTATCCTGGTAAGGAGTTTGTGAGAGGAGAGTCTCCTGCCCCAAGAAATGCCTTCCCCAACCCTACCAGGTCTACCTCATCCTATTGGGTTTAGAGCCCTGATTTACAAAGCTGGAAATTCTTATCAACTGAGAAAAGGAAACATTCATAAATATAGCTTAAAGGTGTTTAACTGCTTCCCTTTTCTTAGTACCTTAACCCAGGGTACTATTAGGAGAAAAGATAGAGTCTGTAAGAGGTAGTAGTAGTGATGAATGGCACAGAAGTTACAGGTCTGGGTTTGGGTGATAAGGAGTGATGTAAAGTTAACCTGAATCTCAAACCCAGGTGGGGTTTTTTTCTCTTGCTGTgctaaagagaagaaacaaattcCTAAAGCTTTGTTTTACCCTAAGCTAGGAGTAGGAGGGCCTCATGTGATATAGTAggacaattaaaattatttctgagGTATAAGATGGTGACACCTTCATTCTCTCCTCCTAAACTGCATACCAGGAAAGTCACTGTTGCCCTACTTGTGCATCCTAATTCCTCATTGTTACTTATAACCAATGAATCAatgaaatttgatttttaaatgtacaaatgtTGTTAATGTTATTTTTTGCTTGCCAAATCAATAGATTTAAGCCATTGTTTCAACATTTTACCTATTCTTGCTGTAGGCATTCAGTTGACTTTGTGCTGTAAAAATTCACTCTCATATAAAAGGCAAACTCAGCACAGAGAAAAATCTCTACAAAAATTAGTGTGACTTTTACTAATATTTATAACAAGATGCCCAGGCAAAATAGTCTATCCACATGGTTCTACCATCTATATTTTGttcactaaataaattaataaattcacTCCTTGAACCTGTTTTTCATAGATGCCTTGTCAAGTTGCCTGCCTTTCTATTCTCTTAAATCatcaaattacatttttaagCATTTGAAATATGTTTAAAGTAGAAAAGTGA
Protein-coding regions in this window:
- the NR0B1 gene encoding nuclear receptor subfamily 0 group B member 1 translates to MACLDRCRCCADNRRQSSILYSILKSEEKKRETQEQEQQQQQQQQQPLGQEQRQGQGCSCGSQRRVALKSPQVACKAASAVLVKTLRFVKNVPCFQELPLDEQLVLVRSCWAPLLVLGLAQDRVHFETVETSEPSMLQRILTTRRRDPEDRDPQPTSSPPSLPEPLTLSDSLQPPSAAQVQAIKGFLTKCWSLDISTKEYAYLKGTVLFNPDLPGLHCVQYIQGLQREAQQALNEHIRMLHRGHQARFAKLNVALSLLRSINANVIAELFFRPIIGTVNMDDMLLEMLCAKL